One Phaseolus vulgaris cultivar G19833 chromosome 2, P. vulgaris v2.0, whole genome shotgun sequence DNA window includes the following coding sequences:
- the LOC137811264 gene encoding transcription factor MYC2-like, translated as MNLWTDDNSSVMEAFMSSPDLSSIWPPPAPPQSAAVFNQDTLQHRLQALIEGARESWTYAIFWQHSYDYSGSALLGWGDGYYKGDDDKAKAKAKAKATSAAEQDHRKKVLRELNSLISGSSAASSDDVDEEVTDTEWFFLVSMTQSFVNGAGLPGQAFFNSNPVWVIGGDRLSTSPCERARQGQVFGLQTLVCIPSANGVVELGSTELIYQNPDLMNKVKVLFNFSNNNFDMGSSWPATSADQGENDPSTLWLNDPEVRDSINTAAATPSVSVSVPPHNSTHGISKTMQLESSIQTPGSSTLTETPSSIHAVPQNQSVFSRELNFSEYGFDPKSGNTHNQHSLKPESCEIFSFSDSKRTSYGGGGGGVNGNSNSNSNFFSGQSPFVAVADENNNNNNGKRRSPNSRGSNDDGMLSFTSRAILPATNLKSAGGGDSDHSDLEASVVKDPVVEPEKRPRKRGRKPANGREEPLNHVEAERQRREKLNQRFYALRAVVPNVSKMDKASLLGDAISYITELKSKLQNLESDKDGLQKQLEGVKKELEKSSDNVSSNHTKHGGNSNIKSSNQALIDLDIDVKIIGWDAMIRIQCSKKNHPAARLMAALMELDLDVHHASVSVVNDLMIQQATVKMGSRFYTQEQLRSALSAKVGDVR; from the coding sequence ATGAATCTCTGGACGGACGATAATTCCTCTGTTATGGAGGCTTTCATGTCTTCCCCCGATCTCTCATCCATATGGCCACCTCCGGCGCCGCCGCAATCCGCCGCCGTCTTCAACCAGGACACGCTCCAGCACCGCCTCCAGGCTCTCATCGAGGGCGCCAGAGAGAGCTGGACCTACGCCATCTTCTGGCAGCACTCCTACGACTATTCCGGCTCCGCTCTCCTCGGCTGGGGCGACGGTTACTACAAAGGCGACGATGACAAAGCCAAGGCCAAGGCCAAAGCTAAAGCCACCTCCGCCGCCGAGCAGGACCACCGCAAGAAGGTCCTCCGCGAGCTCAACTCCCTCATCTCCGGCTCTTCCGCCGCTTCCTCCGACGACGTAGACGAGGAGGTAACTGACACCGAGTGGTTCTTCCTCGTCTCCATGACTCAGTCCTTCGTCAACGGCGCCGGCTTGCCCGGCCAGGCCTTCTTCAACTCCAACCCCGTCTGGGTCATCGGAGGCGACCGCCTCTCCACCTCCCCCTGCGAGAGAGCCCGCCAGGGACAAGTCTTCGGCCTCCAAACCCTAGTCTGCATACCGTCCGCAAACGGCGTCGTTGAGCTGGGGTCTACTGAGTTAATTTACCAGAACCCGGATCTGATGAACAAGGTCAAGGTTCTCTTCAATTTTAGCAACAACAACTTCGATATGGGTTCTTCTTGGCCTGCTACCAGCGCCGATCAAGGAGAAAACGACCCCTCCACGCTCTGGCTCAACGATCCTGAAGTTAGGGATTCAATTAACACTGCCGCAGCTACCCCTTCTGTATCCGTTTCGGTTCCCCCTCATAACAGTACTCACGGAATTTCAAAGACGATGCAGTTGGAAAGTTCTATTCAAACCCCCGGTTCCAGTACCTTAACTGAAACCCCAAGCTCTATCCATGCTGTTCCACAGAACCAGAGCGTTTTCTCCAGAGAATTGAACTTCTCTGAGTACGGTTTTGACCCTAAGAGTGGCAACACTCACAATCAGCATTCCCTGAAGCCCGAATCTTGCGAGATTTTCAGCTTCAGCGACAGCAAGAGAACCTCTtacggcggcggcggcggcggtGTCAATGGTAATTCCAATTCCAATTCAAATTTCTTCTCTGGTCAATCACCGTTTGTTGCTGTTGCGGATGAGaacaacaataacaacaacGGGAAGAGACGGTCCCCGAATTCGCGAGGCAGCAACGACGATGGAATGCTTTCGTTCACCTCTCGCGCGATTCTTCCGGCAACTAATTTGAAGTCTGCCGGCGGAGGCGATTCCGATCACTCGGATCTGGAAGCGTCGGTGGTGAAGGACCCTGTGGTGGAGCCGGAGAAGCGGCCCCGGAAGAGAGGGCGGAAGCCGGCGAACGGAAGAGAGGAACCGTTGAACCACGTTGAAGCGGAGAGGCAGAGGAGGGAGAAGCTGAATCAGAGGTTCTACGCGCTTCGTGCTGTGGTTCCCAACGTGTCCAAGATGGACAAAGCGTCGCTTCTGGGTGACGCCATATCTTACATCACGGAGCTGAAGTCCAAGCTTCAAAACCTAGAATCAGATAAAGATGGATTGCAGAAGCAACTTGAAGGAGTGAAGAAGGAACTCGAGAAATCAAGCGACAACGTTTCTTCTAATCATACGAAACACGGGGGTAATAGTAACATTAAGTCGTCGAATCAGGCGTTGATTGACTTGGACATCGACGTGAAGATTATTGGGTGGGACGCGATGATAAGGATCCAATGCAGCAAGAAGAACCACCCCGCAGCGAGGTTGATGGCGGCGCTGATGGAGTTGGACTTGGACGTGCACCACGCCAGCGTATCGGTAGTTAACGATTTGATGATCCAACAAGCGACGGTGAAGATGGGGAGTAGGTTTTACACGCAGGAGCAGCTTCGTTCGGCCCTGTCGGCTAAGGTTGGGGATGTACGATGA